One stretch of Candidatus Woesearchaeota archaeon DNA includes these proteins:
- a CDS encoding RtcB family protein gives ITHWVRSVFEKNLGSSENMEIVYDVCHNIAKFEKHEIDGEKRTVCIHRKGATRSFGPGRDEIPEIYRNAGQPVIIPGSMGTASYLLCGTKTAEEISFGSTAHGAGRVSSRSQALRTIRGEDVVRELAAKGIDVKGVSWSGIAEEAPSVYKDIDEVVRVSNSLGIGKLVARLVPLAVMKG, from the coding sequence TGATAACCCACTGGGTGAGAAGCGTGTTTGAGAAGAACCTCGGCTCTTCAGAAAACATGGAAATTGTGTATGATGTCTGCCACAACATCGCAAAATTTGAAAAGCATGAGATAGACGGAGAAAAAAGAACAGTGTGCATCCACAGAAAAGGAGCTACACGCTCATTCGGGCCAGGGCGCGATGAAATCCCTGAGATTTACAGGAATGCCGGGCAGCCGGTAATAATTCCAGGAAGCATGGGAACTGCATCATACCTTCTTTGCGGGACAAAGACAGCAGAAGAGATAAGCTTCGGCTCAACTGCGCACGGAGCAGGAAGGGTTTCAAGCAGAAGCCAGGCCCTCCGAACCATAAGAGGAGAAGATGTGGTAAGAGAGCTTGCAGCAAAGGGAATTGATGTAAAAGGGGTTTCGTGGAGCGGGATTGCAGAGGAAGCGCCCTCTGTCTACAAGGATATTGACGAGGTCGTAAGAGTATCTAACTCACTCGGAATCGGAAAGCTTGTCGCAAGATTGGTTCCGCTCGCAGTAATGAAAGGATAA